In a genomic window of Agarivorans albus:
- a CDS encoding LacI family DNA-binding transcriptional regulator, producing MKQASATLKDVAKVAGVSHQTVARVVRKSPKVAEKTRIKVEKAIADSGYLPNRMAQQLARRKSLTLGFVSIDISLHAISKIAEGIRKEAAKQGFTLSISTMNELNPDACNQAIDELLGQQVDGLIINTSVTHTMIKQILERGNLPPCIFIDFDKTSEALQVSHDQVGGASLAAQHLIDLGHTKIALINGAEDTCVAHWRETGWLNTLENAGLKPVHTIHGKWNARSGYQATIDLLDAGHDFTALLVANDEMCLGVLRALNERHIKVPEDISVVGFDNHEDSEFYNPPLTTVAQDCLELGEKSVSLLMQRMKEQAPEQAQVLLPTHLVQRQSTAPVKS from the coding sequence ATGAAACAAGCATCAGCAACCTTAAAAGACGTAGCCAAAGTAGCAGGCGTATCTCATCAAACGGTAGCTCGCGTGGTGAGAAAGTCACCCAAAGTTGCTGAAAAGACACGTATTAAAGTTGAGAAAGCCATTGCCGACTCTGGCTACTTGCCAAATCGCATGGCTCAGCAGCTGGCTCGAAGAAAATCTCTCACGCTGGGTTTTGTCTCAATTGATATCTCCTTACACGCTATTTCGAAAATTGCAGAAGGCATTCGTAAAGAAGCAGCGAAGCAAGGTTTCACCTTATCAATCTCAACCATGAATGAGCTAAATCCAGATGCTTGCAACCAAGCTATCGACGAACTGCTTGGTCAACAGGTTGATGGTTTGATCATTAATACCTCGGTGACCCACACGATGATCAAACAGATTCTAGAACGCGGCAATTTGCCCCCTTGCATCTTCATCGACTTTGATAAAACCAGCGAAGCCTTGCAGGTATCTCATGATCAAGTTGGCGGGGCTAGCCTCGCTGCGCAGCACCTTATCGATTTAGGCCATACCAAGATCGCCCTAATTAACGGTGCAGAAGACACCTGTGTGGCTCATTGGCGTGAAACAGGTTGGTTAAACACCTTAGAAAATGCCGGGCTTAAACCGGTACACACCATTCATGGTAAATGGAATGCTCGTAGCGGTTATCAAGCTACGATAGATTTGCTCGATGCTGGCCACGATTTTACAGCGCTACTGGTGGCTAATGATGAGATGTGCTTAGGTGTGTTACGCGCCCTAAATGAGCGCCACATTAAAGTGCCAGAAGACATATCAGTAGTGGGCTTTGATAACCACGAAGACAGTGAGTTTTATAACCCGCCGCTTACCACTGTTGCGCAAGACTGCCTAGAACTGGGTGAAAAATCGGTAAGTTTATTGATGCAACGAATGAAAGAGCAAGCACCCGAGCAAGCACAAGTGTTATTGCCAACTCACTTGGTGCAACGCCAAAGCACAGCGCCAGTAAAATCTTAA
- a CDS encoding class II 3-deoxy-7-phosphoheptulonate synthase, whose translation MTQWTPSSWRDKPVKQLPTYPDQEKLQQTEKYLADQPPLVFAGEARALREDLAKVAKGEAFLLQGGDCAESFDEFRTSHIRDTFKALMQMAVVLTFGGQKPVVKIGRIAGQFAKPRSEDMETINGESWPSYRGDIINAIDFNEKSRVPDPQRMIEAYNQSTSTLNLLRAFAQGGLADLNQVHKWNLDFIKKSPLGERYEALAGSIEESLAFMSACGINPATAPQLRETNLYTSHEALLLPYEQALTRCDSLTGKWYDCSAHMLWIGDRTRQIDHAHIEFLRGVENAIGLKAGPTTDPEELLRIIDIINPNNEAGRLNLIVRMGADKVADHLPALIQAVEREGKNVVWSSDPMHGNTIKAPNGYKTRRVDDVLREVQQFFQIHKAEGTYAGGVHFEMTGRNVTECVGGAFQITEHDLAQRYHTYCDPRLNADQALELAFLIADHIKAAR comes from the coding sequence ATGACGCAATGGACACCCTCAAGCTGGAGAGACAAACCAGTAAAACAATTACCTACTTACCCTGATCAAGAAAAGCTTCAACAAACCGAGAAGTATTTGGCTGATCAGCCGCCGCTAGTTTTTGCTGGTGAAGCACGCGCTTTACGTGAAGACTTAGCCAAAGTAGCCAAGGGTGAAGCATTTTTACTACAAGGTGGTGATTGTGCTGAGAGTTTTGATGAGTTCCGTACCAGTCATATTCGCGATACCTTTAAAGCGCTAATGCAAATGGCAGTGGTGTTAACCTTTGGTGGTCAAAAACCAGTGGTTAAAATTGGCCGTATTGCTGGCCAGTTTGCTAAGCCGCGTAGTGAAGACATGGAAACCATTAATGGTGAAAGCTGGCCTTCTTACCGTGGTGACATCATCAACGCCATCGACTTTAACGAGAAAAGTCGTGTGCCTGATCCGCAGCGTATGATCGAAGCTTACAACCAATCAACTTCAACCTTGAACTTGCTACGTGCCTTTGCTCAAGGTGGTTTAGCCGATTTAAACCAGGTTCATAAATGGAACTTGGACTTCATTAAGAAAAGCCCACTAGGTGAGCGTTACGAAGCATTAGCTGGCAGCATTGAAGAGTCACTGGCCTTTATGAGCGCCTGTGGTATTAACCCAGCTACTGCGCCTCAGTTGCGTGAAACCAACTTGTACACTTCGCACGAAGCTTTGTTGCTTCCTTACGAGCAAGCTTTAACACGTTGTGACAGCCTTACTGGTAAGTGGTACGACTGTTCGGCACACATGTTATGGATTGGCGATCGTACTCGTCAAATCGACCATGCTCACATCGAGTTCTTACGTGGCGTAGAAAATGCGATTGGCCTTAAAGCCGGCCCTACTACTGATCCAGAAGAGCTATTACGCATTATCGATATTATTAACCCGAACAACGAAGCGGGTCGTTTGAACTTAATCGTACGTATGGGCGCAGATAAAGTGGCAGACCACTTACCTGCGTTAATTCAAGCGGTTGAGCGCGAAGGTAAAAACGTGGTGTGGAGCTCAGATCCAATGCACGGCAATACCATTAAAGCGCCAAATGGTTACAAAACGCGCCGCGTAGATGACGTACTACGTGAAGTTCAGCAGTTCTTCCAAATTCATAAAGCCGAAGGCACTTACGCGGGTGGTGTTCACTTTGAAATGACTGGCCGTAACGTGACCGAATGTGTCGGTGGTGCTTTCCAGATCACTGAACATGATTTAGCCCAGCGTTACCACACCTACTGTGACCCACGCTTAAATGCAGACCAAGCTTTAGAGTTGGCATTCTTAATTGCTGACCATATTAAAGCCGCTCGCTAA